In Ignavibacteriales bacterium, the genomic stretch CGATTTTCAACTCGGTAAAAATGTTTAAAAGGAATAATAGGCTTTTGCTAAAATTGACAATAAAAATATTGGAGTAACAATGACAAAAGATTTAAAAGGCAAACACTTTTTAACCGAAGACACCTGGACTAAACAGGAACTTGATACTGTATTTGAGACAGCATTTGACTTGAAGAAAAAATTCTACGCAGAAGAGCCAACACTTCATCTTCCATATAAAACTTTGTTTATGATGTTCTTCGAACAGTCAACCCGCACACGCAATTCGATGGAAGCTGGAATGACACAGCTTGGCGGGCACGCACACGATCTAACTCCGGACAAGATGCAAATAACACACGGCGAAGTTGCAAAAGATACAGCGATAATACTTTCAAGGATGGGACATGGGATTGCTTGCCGTAATTGTTTCTACGGGGTTGGGAATAAGTATCTTACAGAAATGGCACAATACAGCAGACGACCGGTAATGTCTCTTCAGGATGATATTTATCATCCGTTCCAGGGACTTGCAGACTTAATGACAATTTTCGAGCACTTCGGAAGAAACACAGAAAGATTGAAAGTAACAATATCGTGGGCATATGCAACTACACACGCAAAACCTTTGTCTGTTCCCCAAACACAGATTCTTCTTTTTCCCCGCTATGGTATTGATGTTACAGTTGCTCACCCAAAAGAATTTCCGATGAGCAAAGACATAGTTGCAAAAGCAAAGAAGAACGCTGAAGATGGTGGCGGCAGTTTGAAGTTTACAAATGATATGGATGAAGCCTTCGAAGGAGCGCAGGTTGTAATTCCTAAAAACTGGGGCGGCTTTGGTTATTACGATGTTGATTATTATTTGCAGAATGAAAATGAATGCAAGAAAGAAATGCAGGCGAATCTTGCTAAACATAAAAACTGGATTTGCGATGACAAAAGAATTAAACTCGCTGACAAAAATGTAAAATTGATGCACGCACTTCCTGCAGATCGAGGCAATGAAGTAACAGATGAGATTCTGGATAACCCGGACATCTCAATAGTTTTTGATGAAGCAGAGAACCGTTTGCATACTGCAAAATCAATAATGGCTTTAACAATGTAATTAGAAACATGAGACCAAATATTCATTATATTTTCACAGTTTCTTTTGATAGACTTGGTTGTAGATGAAACAAATAAACGTCAGCCGGATAAAATGAAACCGATATGATTAAGTAATCACGCCGAGAGCTATTTGTATAAAAGAGGATTTTCATTCCAGGAGGTTGAAGCAACAATAAGAAATTCAACGTGGCAGAAATCCGGTATGGATAGGCTGGAATGCAAAAAGGATTTTACTTATAATGGATTATGGAATAATAATTACTACAAGATAAAACAAGTAAGACCAATATTTGTTGACGAAGAAAACGAAATTGTTGTAATAACTGTTTACACATATTTTTTCTAAAAGGAGATAAAATGAAAATAAGCTATGATAAAGCAATTGATGCACTAAGTATTACCTTTAAAGAAACAACAGTTACAACTAAACATTTGGCAGAAGGAATTGCTATTGATTATGATAGTAATGGAAATATAGCTGGTATAGAGATATTAGATGCACAGAAAAATCTAGGAGGGAAAGAATCTTTTCGCCAAGTTATTCTTGAAGGTATCGGACTGGATTTGGCTGCTTAAAATTATATCAATGGAACACTACTTATATAA encodes the following:
- a CDS encoding DUF2283 domain-containing protein, which translates into the protein MKISYDKAIDALSITFKETTVTTKHLAEGIAIDYDSNGNIAGIEILDAQKNLGGKESFRQVILEGIGLDLAA